In a genomic window of Glycine max cultivar Williams 82 chromosome 13, Glycine_max_v4.0, whole genome shotgun sequence:
- the LOC100796762 gene encoding serine/threonine-protein kinase STY13, which translates to MKKSESGGYVRADQIDLKSLDEQLQRHLSRAWTMEKNKEKEEEEVEGRSTRSRQEWEIDPSKLVIKTVIARGTFGTVHRGIYDGQDVAVKLLDWGEEGHRSDAEIASLRAAFTQEVAVWHKLEHPNVTKFIGATMGTSELQIQTENGHIGMPSNVCCVVVEYCPGGALKSYLIKNRRRKLAFKVVVQLALDLARGLSYLHTKKIVHRDVKTENMLLDKTRTLKIADFGVARIEASNPHDMTGETGTLGYMAPEVLNGNPYNRKCDVYSFGICLWEIYCCDMPYPDLSFSEVTSAVVRQNLRPEIPRCCPSALANVMKRCWDANPDKRPEMDEVVTMLEAIDTSKGGGMIPHDQPQGCLCFRSYRGP; encoded by the exons atgaagaAGAGTGAGAGTGGGGGGTATGTGAGAGCGGATCAGATAGATCTGAAGAGCTTGGATGAGCAGCTTCAGAGGCATCTGAGTAGAGCATGGACTATGGAGAAGAACAAGGAGAAGGAGGAAGAAGAGGTTGAAGGAAGGTCCACAAGAAGCAGACAAGAATGGGAGATTGACCCCTCCAAGCTTGTCATCAAGACTGTCATTGCTCGTGGCACTTTTGGCACTGTCCATCGTGGAATTTACGATGGCCAAGATGTTGCAG TTAAGCTCCTTGACTGGGGGGAAGAAGGCCATCGGTCAGATGCTGAAATAGCTTCTTTGAGAGCGGCTTTTACACAGGAAGTTGCTGTTTGGCACAAGCTTGAACATCCTAATGTAACCAAG TTTATTGGGGCAACAATGGGAACATCAGAGCTACAGATACAAACGGAAAATGGTCATATAGGCATGCCGAGTAACGTTTGTTGTGTTGTTGTTGAATATTGTCCTGGGGGTGCGCTGAAGTCTTATCTCATTAAAAATCGAAGAAGGAAGCTGGCTTTTAAAGTGGTTGTTCAACTGGCTCTTGACCTTGCAAGAGG gTTGAGCTATCTTCACACAAAGAAGATTGTCCACAGAGATGTTAAAACAGAAAATATGCTTCTGGACAAGACACGAACCTTGAAAATAGCTGATTTTGGAGTAGCTCGTATTGAGGCCTCCAATCCTCATGACATGACAGGTGAAACTGGAACCCTTGGTTACATGGCTCCTGAG GTTCTAAATGGCAATCCATACAATAGAAAGTGTGATGTGTACAGTTTCGGAATATGCTTATGGGAGATATACTGCTGTGACATGCCATATCCTGACCTTAGCTTCTCAGAAGTGACATCAGCTGTCGTACGACAG AATTTGAGGCCAGAGATTCCGCGATGTTGTCCTAGCGCTCTGGCCAATGTGATGAAAAGATGCTGGGATGCGAATCCTGACAAGAGGCCAGAGATGGATGAAGTGGTGACCATGTTGGAAGCTATTGACACTTCAAAGGGTGGAGGTATGATCCCTCATGATCAGCCTCAGGGTTGTTTATGTTTTCGCAGTTATCGAGGACCTTGA